AGAACAGATCGGCCGCCTGAGCCGTGGTCGTGCCCGCCACGAGGGCGGCGAGAACGGCGAGGGATGGGGCTGCGCGCATGGCTCTTCCGATTGCAATTTCCATCATGCCGTCGTGGCCGCAAACGGCCGTAAGGTCAAGCCTTCGATTGGCCTATGGTTTCGTGTTCGTGACCCGTCGGGCAAGAACTTTCGCGGGCTTGGGCGGTTGAACGAAAGACAGAATGTTGCAAGGGAGAAATTCTTGTCCGTGTTCAGCGCCAGCAGCCGTCCGCGACCGGACGAGTTCTATCCCAAGCCGCCGCCGACGGAACCGGTACCGGATGTTCCGGCACCTCCCGAGACGCCCCAGCCGGTTCTTCCCGGCGCTCCGTCCTCCCTGCCTGAACAGCCGCCGGAACCCGAGCAGCCCGTCATCCACCCGATGCCGCCGCCCGAGGTACCGTGAGGGGCTGATTCGGAAACGATCCCCGGCCTGTTCAGGCGCCCTCGACGCGAAGGTTGTTCTGCACATGCGTGATGCCGGAGGCCAGCTCCGCCAGGTCTTCCGCCCGGCGCTTGAGGCCGCGGCTCGACACGGTTCCGGTGAGCGTGACCTCGCCGTCCTTCACCACGACCTCGACGTTCGACGCATCGATGAAGGGATCCTCGGTCAGGCGTTCGCACACGTCCTCGTGAATCCGCTCGTCCGAACGCCTGTAGCCCTTGGGCCCGCGCCCGCGATGGGCGCCGCTGGAGCTTCCGGCTTCTCGGCCGGAGCGCACTTCAGGATCGTTCGGATCGCGCGAACCGAAGGCACCCAGGCCGGACCGAACATGGCTGTAGCCCGGATCGAAGCCTTCGTCGTCCGGCGGTCCGCCTCGGCCGTCGTCGATCACGCCGCCGGCAAAGTCGCCGGCATCGCCACCGTAGCCGCCCGGATATTGCCGTCCCTCGCCGCGAAAGCCGACGGCGCCGCGGGGCGGCATGTCGCCATAGCCGTTATCGTCGTTGAGAGGGTTCCGATTCCTGCGGCGGACATCTACCATCGTTCTGCTCCAGATCTTTCGCAGGAGCAACCATCCGGCTTCCCTCCGGTTCCGCATAAAAGGGGGCAGGTTTTCCGGCATGAAAGCAGATCGGCGCATCGCGCTTTTCAATGACATCTTCGACCGCGACCAGGGACGATGCGTCTATTGCGGCATTCACGCGAGGCGGCCGGGGCGCGGCGTCAAGCGCGCTCCCGATCTCGCGACACTCGATCACGTGACGCCCAAATCGGCCGGAGGTCCCCTCAACCGCGACAACATCGTGCTGGCCTGCGCCGCCTGTAACAACGAGCGCGGCACCATGGATGCGCAGGCGTTCAGGGATTTGAAAGCGCGACAGGCGAAACGACCGGGGCTTTGAAGCCGCATGGGCGTGGAACAGGTCCGTCCGTCCCGACGTTCGACAGCCAGAAGCGTCACGGCGAAAGGACATGATCGATGAACATCGAGGATCAGGTGCGCGAGGCCATCGTCGCCGAACTGAAGCGCCAGTCGGAGGCGGGCGAGCAGGGCCTTCGGGTCAAGTCGGGCGAGGCCGAGATGATCACCGTCGAAGGGCGCGTCAACCTCGATGAGCTGACGATGGCGGTCGTCGGATCCCTGGCCGGCGGGCCGTGAAGCTTCAGGCCCCTGCCGCTGCAGCCCCGAGCTGCGCCGATGCCTCCTCCTGCCGCGGATCAAGGGCGAGATAGAGCAGACGCCGCCGCACCCTTGGAGCATCGTCGAGGAGCGACAGGCTTTTCTCCATGTCGCGCGCTCCGGCAGCCCAGCGGTCGCGGATCGAGGAGGGCGAGTAGTCGAAAGCCTTGCCGGCGCGCTCGTCGCTTCCCGCGTAATAGGCCAGATGCAGCAGCGTGGCCTTTGAGCCGTCCGGCTCCCATCGGTCGCGCAGGGCATATTCCCGTTCGAGCGCTCTGAGAGTCCGTCGCGTGGAGCTGGCGAAGATGAGATCGTTTGCCCGTTCCGCCGTCGAATCGAGCGAAGCCGGCCGGGAGGCGTGCAGGTTGAAAAGCTCGACAGCGATGCAGGTGAAATCCTGATCCATCGGTTCGGCGAACGGTACATCGAGGGGCAGATTGTTGGTGTAGCCCGGATCGCAAAGCAACCGGCCGCCGATCTCGACCGGCGGGAAGACAGGCGTGATCGCGGCGCTGGCCAGGAAGTGCTCGGGCGTAAGCATGTCGCGGGTGGTGTCGAACAGGACCTCGTCACCGGATTCCAGATCGACGCAGACGACGGTGAGCCTGATATCGCCCCGGTTCAGCCGGTCGAAATCGACGAGCCGCTCCAAGGTCCGCCGCAGAGGGGCGTGGTCATAGAGCGCCACATCGTCCGGCATCCAGGGCAGCATGGACAGCATCCCGGGAAAACGATGGCCGAACAATCCCGGCCGTCCGAACAGGAGCGCCGTGATCGTGTGAAGCTCGTTGTAGCTGTGCCGAATCCTCGTGCCGCGTCCCAGCCGGCCCGGCGAGCGGATCATCGCCTCGTCCCAGAACGCTCTGAGCCGGTCCAGGCGATCCTCGGGCGCGTTCCCGGCGATGATCGCGCCCGTGACCGCCCCGATGGATCCGCCGACGATCCATTGCGGTTCGAAAGCCTGCCGCAGAAGGATTTCGGATGCTCCGGCCAGATAGGAGCCGAGCGCATTGCCGCCGCCGAGCACCAGGACGAGCGGCTGCTCCATGCCCAACTTCTCCCGACCGGCTTTCGACGAAGGGTTCATTGGAAAAGCCTTGGCAAGCCGGCGCACGCCGCCAGGTTTGATATACCCCTCCTATGCGCCCATAGGAGACGGCAGGAAACGCTCGCCTCCGGTGAGGGTTCCGGGCATGGACAGCGCCAATGCGAGGAGACGACCGTGGCAAAGCAGGACATTTCCATCCGGACTGAAGACGGGACTGCCCAGGCGGGATTGTTCCGCTCGAGCGATCGGCCTGCGGCGGGCGTGATCCTCTACATGGATGCGTTCGGGCCGCGACCCGCGCTCGATGCGATGGCCGAGCGTCTCGAGGGCGAGGGCTATCTGGTTCTCGTTCCCGATCTCTTCTATCGCTTCGGCGATTATGGCCCTCTCGATGCCAAGACGGCCTTCTCGGTGGAGCCGACCCGCACCGCGTTGAGGGGCATGGTCGAAGGGACGAGCCAGGACATGACCCGGCGGGACTCGGCCGCGTTCATCGCCGCCTTGACGGAGGCCGGCGCCACGGGCCGGATCGGCACGGTCGGCTATTGCATGGGCGGGAGCCGCGCCATCCATGCAGCGGCGGCCTATCCCGACCGCGTCGCGGCCGCGGCGAGCTTCCATGGCGGCCGCCACGCCAGCGACGCCCCCGACAGCCCGCATCGTCATGTGTCGACGATCAAGGGCCGCGTCTATGTGGGCAGCGCCGGTGTGGACGGCAGCTTCCCGCCCGAACAATCGGCCCTTCTGGCGGAGGCGCTGCGGCGGGCGGAGGTCGATCACATCATCGAAAACTATGTCGGCATGGCCCATGGCTGGGCCGTGTCCGATCACGGTGTCTATGACGAGCAAGGCGCCGAGCGGCACTGGAAGCGGCTGCTTACCATCTTCGACGAGACGCTGCGGTGAACATTCACGCCGGCTTCGACGCCTTCGACGGCAACGGGAACAAACCCATGAAGAGATGGGCGACGGCCCGATCGCCCTCGACCTGCAGCACGCCCGCCTGTTCCAGCCCCTCCAGCGACTGGCCGCCATAGATCGCGCCGGCGAGCACCGGTGGTGCTCCCGTCAGGGTCACGTCGGTCCGATCGAGCGGCGCGCGGGCGATCTCGATCCGGCCATCGGCCACATGCGCGACAAAGGTGTCCTCGCCGATGCGGAAGCCGATCCGCGCATCCATGCCCGCCGCGCGCTTCGCATCGAACATCGTCCTCATGGACAGGATCAGGGACGCGGTGCTGAACGGCAGGGTCAGGTCGTGCGACGGCGAGCGGGCGGCCCAGCGGCCCATGGCCTGGAAGATCGGCTCGCTTTCATAGCCCCATTCCGTCAGTTCGTAGACCTGCGCTGCGGCGGGCGGCGGCAGCTTGCGCCGCACGACGATACCCGCTGTCTCCAGCCCTTCGAGGCGCTGCGTCAGGACGTTGGCGCTGATTCCGGGCAGGCTCTCGCGCAGGTCGCTGAAGCGCTTCGGCCCCAGCATGAGCTCGCGCATCACCAGAAGGGCCCAGCGCTCACCGACGAGATCGAGCGCGTGGGCGGTCGCGCACGCGTCCTCGTAATGACGCCTGGAGCGACCTTCCGCGTTATTTGTTATTTTTTCTAACTTCATAGTTGCTATTTATAACTAGACGTGGAATCCATGTCAAACCACAAGCCAAGAGGGAGCGACTCAATGCCCAAGCTGATCTTCGTCAACCTGCCCGTCAGCGACCTGTCCCGGTCCATCGCCTTCTACGAAGCCCTGGGAGCGGTGAAGAACGAGCAGTTCTCCGACCATACCGCCGCCTGCATGGTCGTCTCCGAGACCATCCACGTGATGCTCCTGACGCACGACAAGTTCCGCCAGTTCACGCCGAAGAAGATCGCCGATGCCAAGGACAGCACCGAGGTGCTGATCTGCCTATCTGCCGACAGCCGCGACGAGGTTGACACGACCCTCGCCAAGGCCGCGGCCGCAGGCGGCACGATCGATCCGGGCCCGAAGCAGGATTACGGCTTCATGTATGGCCGCAGCTTCGAGGATCCGGACGGGCACATCTGGGAGGTGATGTGGATGGATCTCGCAGCCGCCAAGGACGCCATGAGCGCACCGGCCATGGCCTGAACGCAAGATGGTCAAAAGGGAGTGAGGACGATGACCGACCAGAATGCCGCTCATGAACTCTCGATCACGCGGCTGATCGAGGCCTCGCCGGAGATCGTCTACGAGGTCTGGACCCAACGCGCCGGCGAATGGTGGGCGCCGCGCCCCTACACGACGCCGGTCATCGACTGGGACCTTCGCCCCGGCGGGCGGGCCCGCACGGTGATGCGTTCGCCCGACGGCACCGACATGCCGCATGAGGGCGTGTTCCTGGAGGTCGTGCCCCACCGCAAAATCGTCGTGACGGATGCCTTCAAGCCGGGCTGGATTCCCCAGCAGGCCTTCATGGTCGCCATCTTCACGTTCGAGCCGGAAGGCTCGGGCACCCGCTACACCGCCCGCGTGCGGCATTGGAGCGAAGAGGCCGTGCAGCAGCACGAGCAGATGGGCTTCCACGAGGGCTGGAGCATCGTGGCGGGTCAGCTGGCCGAGTTGGCCGAAGGCGGGCCCGTGGCTTCGGCCGCCTGATCCATCGAGGGGAGGGCGCGAATCGTCAGGCCCTCCCCGTCGCGTTCTTCCGCATAGGATTGTAAAAGTCACCCCGGCCATGCAAGCTCAGGCAGGCAGCAGGAGAATGCGATGGTCGTTTATGTCTTGGCGCTCCTGATCGGCGTGATTGCAGGCTTGCGCGCCATGACGGCTCCGGCCGCCATCAGCTGGGCGGCCTCTCTCGGCTTCATCAATCTCGAGGGAACTTGGCTCGCCTTCCTGGGCTACCGCTTCGCGCCCTGGATCATGACAATCCTCGCCGTCGGTGAGCTGATCGGCGATCAGCTTCCCACCACGCCCAGCCGCAAGACGCCGCTTCCCTTCGCGGCCCGGATCGTCATCGGCGGGCTGTGCGGCGGCGCGATTGCCGCGCAGGGCGGCTCCTTCCTCGGCGGGCTCGTCGCCGGTGCGGTGGGCGGGATCATCGGAACCCTCGGCGGAGCGGAAGGCCGGGCGCGTCTCGCCGCCGCCTTCGGCAAGGATCGTCCTGCCGCCTTGATCGAAGACGCCATTGCGATCCTGGGAGC
This region of Microvirga mediterraneensis genomic DNA includes:
- a CDS encoding VOC family protein; translated protein: MPKLIFVNLPVSDLSRSIAFYEALGAVKNEQFSDHTAACMVVSETIHVMLLTHDKFRQFTPKKIADAKDSTEVLICLSADSRDEVDTTLAKAAAAGGTIDPGPKQDYGFMYGRSFEDPDGHIWEVMWMDLAAAKDAMSAPAMA
- a CDS encoding HNH endonuclease, whose product is MKADRRIALFNDIFDRDQGRCVYCGIHARRPGRGVKRAPDLATLDHVTPKSAGGPLNRDNIVLACAACNNERGTMDAQAFRDLKARQAKRPGL
- a CDS encoding SRPBCC family protein; this translates as MTDQNAAHELSITRLIEASPEIVYEVWTQRAGEWWAPRPYTTPVIDWDLRPGGRARTVMRSPDGTDMPHEGVFLEVVPHRKIVVTDAFKPGWIPQQAFMVAIFTFEPEGSGTRYTARVRHWSEEAVQQHEQMGFHEGWSIVAGQLAELAEGGPVASAA
- a CDS encoding dienelactone hydrolase family protein, translating into MAKQDISIRTEDGTAQAGLFRSSDRPAAGVILYMDAFGPRPALDAMAERLEGEGYLVLVPDLFYRFGDYGPLDAKTAFSVEPTRTALRGMVEGTSQDMTRRDSAAFIAALTEAGATGRIGTVGYCMGGSRAIHAAAAYPDRVAAAASFHGGRHASDAPDSPHRHVSTIKGRVYVGSAGVDGSFPPEQSALLAEALRRAEVDHIIENYVGMAHGWAVSDHGVYDEQGAERHWKRLLTIFDETLR
- a CDS encoding BON domain-containing protein, with product MVDVRRRNRNPLNDDNGYGDMPPRGAVGFRGEGRQYPGGYGGDAGDFAGGVIDDGRGGPPDDEGFDPGYSHVRSGLGAFGSRDPNDPEVRSGREAGSSSGAHRGRGPKGYRRSDERIHEDVCERLTEDPFIDASNVEVVVKDGEVTLTGTVSSRGLKRRAEDLAELASGITHVQNNLRVEGA
- a CDS encoding patatin-like phospholipase family protein is translated as MEQPLVLVLGGGNALGSYLAGASEILLRQAFEPQWIVGGSIGAVTGAIIAGNAPEDRLDRLRAFWDEAMIRSPGRLGRGTRIRHSYNELHTITALLFGRPGLFGHRFPGMLSMLPWMPDDVALYDHAPLRRTLERLVDFDRLNRGDIRLTVVCVDLESGDEVLFDTTRDMLTPEHFLASAAITPVFPPVEIGGRLLCDPGYTNNLPLDVPFAEPMDQDFTCIAVELFNLHASRPASLDSTAERANDLIFASSTRRTLRALEREYALRDRWEPDGSKATLLHLAYYAGSDERAGKAFDYSPSSIRDRWAAGARDMEKSLSLLDDAPRVRRRLLYLALDPRQEEASAQLGAAAAGA
- a CDS encoding DUF4126 domain-containing protein is translated as MVVYVLALLIGVIAGLRAMTAPAAISWAASLGFINLEGTWLAFLGYRFAPWIMTILAVGELIGDQLPTTPSRKTPLPFAARIVIGGLCGGAIAAQGGSFLGGLVAGAVGGIIGTLGGAEGRARLAAAFGKDRPAALIEDAIAILGAVLIVGAVP
- a CDS encoding winged helix-turn-helix transcriptional regulator produces the protein MKLEKITNNAEGRSRRHYEDACATAHALDLVGERWALLVMRELMLGPKRFSDLRESLPGISANVLTQRLEGLETAGIVVRRKLPPPAAAQVYELTEWGYESEPIFQAMGRWAARSPSHDLTLPFSTASLILSMRTMFDAKRAAGMDARIGFRIGEDTFVAHVADGRIEIARAPLDRTDVTLTGAPPVLAGAIYGGQSLEGLEQAGVLQVEGDRAVAHLFMGLFPLPSKASKPA